The following coding sequences lie in one Apium graveolens cultivar Ventura chromosome 1, ASM990537v1, whole genome shotgun sequence genomic window:
- the LOC141712263 gene encoding uncharacterized protein LOC141712263, which yields MAKWVKAQPLSATTEEAAKKFFIKHIILRFGILKICVSDNGTRFIGNKFRRFLHHFGVHQKFNSVAHPQGNGEIEVVNEIIFQGIKTTLIETKRRWAEELPWVLWAYLTTTRSSIGDTPFRLAYGTVALVSVEVGLESYRTEVYNVEINSFGLRANVDLLE from the coding sequence ATGGCCAAGTGGGTCAAAGCCCAGCCGTTATCCGCCACAACTGAAGAAGCAGCCAAGAAGTTCTTTATAAAACATATCATTCTCAGATTTGGAATTTTGAAAATTTGTGTTTCGGATAATGGAACCCGGTTTATTGGAAATAAGTTCAGAAGGTTTCTGCATCACTTCGGAGTTCATCAGAAGTTCAACTCAGTCGCGCATCCCCAAGGGAACGGGGAAATCGAAGTAGTGAACGAAATAATCTTTCAAGGAATAAAGACGACATTAATTGAAACCAAGAGAAGATGGGCCGAAGAGCTACCTTGGGTCTTATGGGCTTATCTAACAACGACTAGGTCCTCCATCGGGGACACTCCTTTCAGGCTGGCCTACGGAACAGTTGCCCTGGTTTCAGTTGAAGTGGGCCTAGAGTCTTACAGAACTGAAGTCTACAATGTGGAAATCAATAGCTTCGGACTAAGGGCAAATGTGGACTTGTTAGAATAG
- the LOC141712248 gene encoding uncharacterized protein LOC141712248, with product MKVSNYKKNPDKYCDYHRDKGHTTDECYHLKKLIVRMIKEGRLNQFVRDLRDIIGPKDNQEEPEAEEPEGRDMIRGELKTISGDSLLDRDSKTVKKKYARQVYNLYQFGQEKAHMPMTFSTEDYENVIRPHEDPLIVNPLIVQNKIWKVLVDTGSSANILFHMTHCKMYLAREKIKPCNEAPLYAFGGHPIYSLKSPYNAILVRAFLSTFEAVESIPHLKLKFPTEKGAGEMRGD from the exons ATGAAAGTCTCAAATTATAAGAAGAACCCCGACAAGTATTGCGATTATCACAGAGATAAGGGGCATACAACTGATGAGTGCTACCATCTCAAAAAGCTTATTGTGCGAATGATCAAAGAAGGAAGACTTAATCAGTTCGTCCGAGATTTGAGGGACATAATAGGCCCGAAGGACAATCAGGAGGAGCCAGAGGCTGAGGAGCCCGAAGGAAGAGACATGATAAGGGGCGAGCTAAAGACAATATCTGGGGACAGTTTGTTGGATAGAGATAGTAAGACGGTGAAGAAAAAATACGCACGACAAGTGTACAACCTTTATCAGTTCGGCCAGGAAAAGGCCCACATGCCTATGACTTTTAGTACGGAGGACTACGAGAACGTCATTCGACCGCATGAAGACCCCCTGATCGTCAACCCTCTCATTGTGCAGAATAAAATTTGGAAGGTGCTTGTGGATACTGGCAGTTCGGCcaacatattattccacatgACTCATTGTAAGATGTATTTGGCAAGAGAAAAAATAAAGCCTTGCAACGAAGCACCTCTCTACGCCTTCGGGGGACACCCGATATACAGTTTGAAG AGTCCGTATAATGCTATTCTGGTAAGAGCGTTCCTGTCAACCTTCGAGGCAGTAGAGTCTATACCCCATCTCAAGCTTAAATTTCCAACTGAGAAAGGGGCAGGAGAGATGAGGGGCGATTAG
- the LOC141672174 gene encoding protein NSP-INTERACTING KINASE 3-like encodes MEILRGFFCGVGLLVLVLLQGSSASLSPSGVNYEVVALMAIKNDLIDPHNVLENWDITFVDPCSWRMVTCSPDGYVSALGLPSQSLSGTLSPGISNLTNLQQILMQNNAISGSIPDSIGKLEKLQTLDLSSNKLHGEMPSSFGDLENLHYLRLNNNSLAGKIPESLSGVGGLTLVDLSFNNFSGPVPNLSARTFRIIGNPLICAESSENNCSLVHQKPLSFPPDDQTDSGAKDNHHIAIAMGTSFGAALLIIIIIGSLVWWRYRRNQQIFFDVHDQYDPDVCLGHLRRYTFKELRTATDHFNSKNILGRGGFGIVYRGCLNDGTTVAVKRLKEYNTLGGEIQFQTEVELISLALHRNLLRLLGFCTTETERILVYPYMVNGSVASRLRDHVLGMPILDWSRRKRIALGTARGLFYLHEHCDPRIIHRDVKAANILLDEDFEPVVGDFGLAKLLDHRESHVSTAVRGTVGHIAPEYLSTGQSSDKTDVFGFGILLLELITGQKALDFGRAASQKVVMLDWVKKLRQDGKLDLIIDKDLKKDYDKIELEEIVQVALLCTQFNPLHRPKMSEVLRMVEGDGLAEKWEASQRDETPSYRTSETTPERYSDFIEESSLVVEAMELSGPR; translated from the exons ATGGAGATTTTGAGGGGGTTTTTCTGTGGAGTAGGCTTGTTGGTTTTGGTATTGTTGCAAGGCTCTTCTgcttctctttctccttctggAGTAAACTATGAAG TTGTGGCCTTGATGGCCATAAAAAATGACTTAATTGACCCTCACAATGTGCTGGAGAATTGGGATATTACGTTTGTGGATCCTTGCAGTTGGAGAATGGTCACGTGCTCTCCTGATGGTTATGTTTCTGCTCT AGGGTTACCTAGCCAGAGCTTGTCAGGAACCTTATCTCCGGGGATCAGTAACCTCACTAACTTGCAACAAAT ATTAATGCAGAATAATGCCATTTCTGGCTCCATTCCCGATTCTATAGGAAAATTGGAGAAACTGCAAACACTCGATCTCTCCTCCAATAAGCTTCATGGTGAAATGCCCAGTTCGTTTGGTGACCTCGAGAACCTGCATTATTT GCGACTGAACAACAATAGTCTTGCTGGAAAGATACCTGAATCTCTGTCAGGAGTTGGTGGTCTCACTCTCGT GGACCTGTCTTTTAACAATTTCAGTGGTCCTGTGCCAAATTTGTCTGCCAGAACTTTCAG GATTATCGGCAATCCTTTAATTTGTGCTGAAAGTTCTGAAAACAATTGCTCTCTTGTACATCAAAAGCCTTTGTCCTTCCCGCCAGATG ATCAAACTGATTCTGGGGCAAAGGACAACCACCACATAGCTATTGCTATGGGTACAAGTTTCGGTGCCGCTCTTTTAATCATTATAATCATAGGGTCCCTGGTATGGTGGCGATATAGGCGCAATCAACAGATTTTTTTTGATGTTCATG ATCAATATGATCCAGATGTATGCTTGGGACATTTAAGGAGGTACACCTTCAAGGAACTTCGAACTGCAACTGATCATTTCAACTCAAAGAATATTTTAGGGAGAGGAGGATTTGGTATCGTCTATAGAGGTTGCTTAAATGATGGGACTACAGTAGCTGTCAAAAGGTTGAAGGAGTATAATACCTTAGGGGGTGAAATACAATTCCAGACAGAAGTAGAACTGATAAGCTTGGCCCTTCATCGGAATCTTCTCCGCCTCTTGGGGTTCTGCACGACTGAAACTGAACGGATTCTTGTTTATCCATATATGGTAAATGGGAGTGTGGCATCTAGATTAAGAG ATCATGTTCTTGGCATGCCAATCTTGGATTGGTCAAGGCGAAAGCGGATAGCTTTAGGAACGGCACGGGGATTATTTTATCTACATGAGCACTGCGACCCCAGAATAATCCATCGCGATGTGAAGGCAGCCAACATCCTGTTGGATGAAGACTTTGAGCCAGTTGTAGGTGATTTTGGGTTGGCGAAGCTACTGGATCATCGAGAATCTCATGTGTCCACAGCTGTCCGTGGTACTGTTGGCCACATTGCTCCGGAATATTTGTCAACTGGTCAATCATCAGATAAAACTGATGTCTTTGGTTTCGGTATCTTGCTTCTTGAGTTAATTACAGGTCAAAAAGCTTTGGACTTTGGTCGGGCAGCTAGTCAGAAAGTTGTGATGCTTGATTGG GTTAAGAAGCTGCGTCAAGATGGAAAGCTAGACCTAATTATAGATAAAGATTTAAAGAAAGATTACGATAAGATCGAGTTGGAAGAGATTGTGCAGGTAGCACTTTTATGCACCCAATTTAATCCTTTGCATCGTCCAAAAATGTCGGAAGTATTACGCATGGTGGAAGGTGACGGTTTAGCCGAAAAATGGGAGGCCTCTCAAAGAGATGAAACACCAAGTTACAGGACATCAGAAACCACTCCTGAAAGATATTCAGATTTCATAGAAGAATCTTCCCTCGTGGTTGAAGCAATGGAACTTTCAGGTCCTCGATGA